One genomic segment of uncultured Desulfobacter sp. includes these proteins:
- a CDS encoding universal stress protein, with product MEKMILIPVEDCRRSLRAVRYAVHSASFIKELHFVLFNVQPMISLYLEDEAQKDIKVRAKLNNVKKANQANAISLLESYRDEMIGMGIPADRIELKTQVRQLGLAKDIIEYAQKNLFDAVLMGRRRLAGIQKAFTFSASSSVLERSQVIPVWLVDGTPTSKNLLVAVDGSESALMAVDHASFMVSGNTDIQVTLLHVMNSARNYCTIDLDAPDDTEFEKIISSGDRACIDQFYPLAMKKFEQMGLSRDQVRFETIKGSRRIGNSIVSYAKDKGFDTLVMGRTGIDRAFFMGSTSKQILNHASESALWIVG from the coding sequence ATGGAAAAAATGATTCTCATCCCAGTGGAAGACTGCAGACGCTCCCTTCGGGCTGTCCGGTATGCCGTTCATTCAGCTTCTTTTATCAAAGAACTTCATTTTGTGCTTTTTAACGTACAGCCGATGATATCCCTTTATCTTGAGGATGAGGCCCAAAAGGACATCAAAGTGAGGGCGAAGCTTAACAATGTAAAAAAGGCAAATCAGGCCAATGCCATATCCCTTCTGGAAAGCTACCGAGATGAAATGATCGGGATGGGGATTCCAGCAGATCGCATAGAACTCAAGACCCAGGTCAGGCAGCTGGGGCTGGCCAAGGATATTATCGAATATGCCCAAAAGAATTTGTTTGACGCAGTGCTTATGGGTCGAAGGCGCCTGGCAGGCATTCAGAAAGCCTTTACCTTCAGTGCAAGTTCCTCTGTCCTGGAACGCTCCCAGGTTATTCCCGTCTGGCTGGTGGATGGGACGCCGACATCCAAAAATCTTCTTGTGGCAGTGGATGGTTCCGAATCTGCCCTGATGGCAGTGGATCATGCAAGCTTCATGGTTTCCGGGAATACCGATATTCAGGTGACGCTGCTTCATGTGATGAATTCCGCCAGAAATTATTGTACCATTGATCTGGATGCCCCTGATGATACGGAGTTTGAAAAGATCATATCTTCAGGCGACCGGGCCTGTATTGACCAGTTTTATCCTTTGGCCATGAAAAAGTTCGAGCAGATGGGTCTTTCTCGTGACCAGGTCAGGTTTGAAACCATAAAGGGGTCAAGGCGTATAGGCAATAGCATTGTCTCCTATGCTAAGGACAAAGGGTTTGACACCCTGGTAATGGGCCGGACCGGAATCGACCGGGCTTTTTTTATGGGATCTACTTCTAAACAGATACTCAACCATGCTTCAGAGTCGGCCCTTTGGATTGTGGGATAG
- a CDS encoding DUF2293 domain-containing protein: MVHQHLSVFPGSTEGTLYSESGEKLTRPEGWAFLPAGDAAVTRRVKLKSPVWVVQVKYRRRMISKGIWAPADNILAAKQEVAAKRATPAYAKELKRELSRRQAKQNAYAQEFNDQIIKFLNFHPRYEKEAQLLGKIITTHATPVGSGTVARTQRIPINKRAQAAVIAWMRHKTTAYDSMKIPRVKGKRREARRDLAKKSIKVLETYRHGQDPKKDCPLKQALEEDHNF; this comes from the coding sequence ATGGTACATCAGCATTTAAGTGTTTTTCCAGGGTCTACAGAAGGAACACTATATTCTGAATCAGGGGAAAAACTAACACGGCCTGAAGGCTGGGCTTTTTTGCCCGCAGGGGATGCCGCTGTTACAAGGCGAGTAAAATTAAAGAGCCCCGTATGGGTAGTCCAGGTAAAATACCGCAGACGAATGATTTCAAAAGGAATCTGGGCTCCCGCTGACAATATCCTGGCTGCAAAACAGGAAGTGGCTGCTAAGAGGGCAACACCAGCCTATGCTAAGGAGCTTAAGCGGGAGCTGTCACGAAGACAGGCCAAGCAAAATGCCTATGCACAGGAATTTAATGATCAGATCATCAAGTTTTTGAATTTCCATCCCAGGTATGAAAAAGAGGCACAACTCCTTGGAAAAATCATAACCACCCACGCAACCCCTGTGGGCAGCGGAACCGTTGCTAGAACCCAGCGTATTCCTATTAATAAAAGAGCTCAAGCGGCTGTAATTGCATGGATGCGACATAAGACCACTGCATATGATTCAATGAAAATTCCACGTGTAAAGGGAAAACGAAGAGAGGCAAGAAGAGACCTGGCCAAAAAATCAATAAAAGTGTTGGAAACATATCGTCATGGCCAGGACCCAAAAAAGGATTGTCCCCTGAAACAGGCATTAGAAGAAGATCATAACTTTTGA
- a CDS encoding flavodoxin family protein produces MTKKIIGISGSPVKNSNTDRAIKKLMDETGYEAEFVKLSTINVKPCYGCKRCVNDNVCKVNDDFPGLAKKLLDSDAVVVGGYIPFGQVDGFTRAFVERLWCMKHDNTLLKDKPWATVMNGLDPVALEAANAALAKKFTESDRVNLLGQVTLSGNGNIPCNTCGKAEKCKTNALNKMRTIKKNSNLTVADFPYTDFVENKKVCEEITALASKIVSIA; encoded by the coding sequence ATGACCAAAAAAATTATCGGAATATCGGGGAGCCCGGTTAAAAACAGCAACACGGACAGGGCGATAAAAAAACTGATGGATGAAACCGGGTATGAGGCAGAATTTGTCAAATTGTCCACCATCAATGTTAAACCCTGTTACGGGTGCAAAAGATGCGTCAATGATAATGTTTGCAAAGTAAATGACGATTTTCCCGGTCTGGCTAAAAAGCTGCTGGATTCAGATGCCGTAGTCGTCGGCGGTTACATTCCTTTTGGCCAGGTTGATGGGTTTACCAGGGCCTTTGTTGAAAGACTATGGTGTATGAAGCACGACAATACCCTGTTAAAAGATAAACCCTGGGCAACCGTCATGAACGGCCTGGACCCTGTCGCACTGGAAGCAGCCAATGCAGCCCTTGCCAAAAAATTTACCGAATCCGACCGGGTTAATCTTTTAGGTCAGGTCACCCTTTCCGGAAACGGAAATATCCCCTGCAATACCTGCGGCAAAGCTGAAAAATGCAAGACAAACGCCCTTAATAAAATGAGAACAATCAAAAAAAACTCCAACCTGACAGTTGCGGATTTTCCTTATACTGATTTTGTTGAAAATAAAAAAGTCTGTGAAGAAATTACGGCCCTGGCTTCAAAAATCGTTTCCATAGCTTAG
- a CDS encoding iron-containing alcohol dehydrogenase gives MQDFNYHNPTKVYFGKTALDNLVHELETQDVSNVLFVYGGGSIKANGVYDTVMKALKQCRINIVEHAGVKGNPSLNHARNGITKAKDNNVDLILAAGGGSVMDEAKAVAAGALVPFDVWDFYCKKETVSESISLFAIPTLPATSSEMNGISVLCNDETNEKFNINAQGVLNPVAAFLDPQTTYTLSLKQTAYACTDIISHLTESYFTTSSDKLPLQGRIIEGLVKTVMDAMDVIMKKPNDYDARASFMWTATLAWSGIVQVGIPDWGMPCHALEMSMSGYHDTAHGVGLSVLTPSWMKHAATIHPIRILTFGRNILGIHTDNIDDVIEGLKKFYRSIGAPTTFLEAGIENPEIEIMTDLADKVFKSRGIPGYSRDEIRRIYKNCC, from the coding sequence ATGCAAGATTTTAACTACCATAATCCGACAAAAGTATATTTCGGTAAAACAGCACTGGACAACCTTGTCCATGAGCTGGAAACACAAGACGTCTCAAATGTGCTCTTTGTCTACGGTGGCGGAAGCATTAAAGCCAACGGTGTCTACGATACGGTAATGAAAGCTTTGAAACAGTGCAGGATAAACATTGTTGAACATGCAGGCGTAAAAGGCAACCCTTCACTGAATCATGCACGTAACGGAATTACCAAAGCAAAAGATAATAATGTTGATCTTATTCTCGCAGCAGGCGGCGGCAGCGTCATGGATGAAGCCAAGGCTGTTGCTGCCGGAGCATTGGTACCCTTTGATGTTTGGGATTTCTACTGCAAAAAGGAAACTGTGTCAGAATCTATATCGCTTTTTGCCATTCCGACACTTCCGGCAACAAGTTCGGAGATGAATGGCATATCAGTTCTGTGCAATGATGAAACAAATGAAAAATTTAATATAAATGCGCAGGGGGTTCTGAATCCTGTTGCAGCCTTTCTTGACCCGCAAACAACGTATACTTTGTCACTTAAGCAGACAGCATATGCGTGTACTGATATTATTTCACATCTCACCGAAAGTTACTTCACAACATCCTCAGATAAACTTCCATTGCAGGGCCGTATCATAGAAGGGCTGGTAAAAACTGTAATGGATGCAATGGATGTAATAATGAAAAAGCCCAACGATTATGATGCACGTGCCTCATTTATGTGGACAGCCACCCTTGCCTGGAGTGGGATTGTTCAGGTTGGTATTCCAGACTGGGGAATGCCCTGTCATGCACTTGAAATGTCAATGAGCGGATACCACGATACCGCCCACGGAGTAGGCCTTTCAGTCCTCACACCGTCCTGGATGAAACACGCTGCGACAATTCATCCAATCCGCATTCTTACATTTGGGCGCAATATACTTGGTATTCATACAGACAATATTGACGATGTCATTGAAGGTCTAAAAAAGTTCTATCGTTCAATCGGCGCACCGACAACATTCCTGGAAGCAGGTATTGAGAATCCGGAAATAGAAATTATGACAGACCTTGCCGATAAGGTATTTAAAAGCCGTGGTATCCCGGGGTACTCCCGTGATGAAATAAGAAGAATATACAAAAACTGTTGTTAA
- a CDS encoding AraC family transcriptional regulator — MSKQQIKQLIENWVSEDGMVETGVKGVQLFRVTESIRCAPAVYEPTVVAIVNGAKEAILDGRTYVYDSRQYMCCAMSMPVEAGTPTASPDNPLLGVYISLDTRVMTELAIEMENAAGAIRKPKGGPLPQGFALARWDDSFTDALLRLLQLGDSPVDTAVLGEGRLREVYYAILKGDAGDSARRAFGVGNEIARAIEYLSSRLYETVSIEDMAAQVGMSRAVFHRKFKQATTMSPIQFVKSMRLNNAAMKIAGGMNVNEAAMEVGYVSSSQFSREFKRMYGQSPRQWSHSRQLLAGMA; from the coding sequence ATGAGCAAACAACAAATAAAACAACTTATTGAAAACTGGGTCAGCGAGGATGGCATGGTGGAAACCGGGGTGAAGGGGGTGCAACTTTTCCGGGTTACTGAGTCGATTCGCTGCGCCCCTGCGGTGTATGAACCTACCGTAGTGGCCATCGTGAACGGTGCCAAGGAAGCTATATTGGATGGCAGGACATATGTATACGACAGCAGGCAATATATGTGTTGCGCCATGTCGATGCCGGTAGAGGCGGGGACTCCCACAGCTTCGCCGGACAATCCCCTCCTGGGAGTGTATATTTCTTTGGATACAAGAGTGATGACCGAACTGGCAATTGAGATGGAAAACGCCGCTGGTGCCATCCGAAAACCCAAGGGAGGACCACTCCCGCAGGGGTTTGCACTCGCACGCTGGGACGACTCATTCACTGATGCGCTGCTGCGGCTGCTGCAATTGGGAGATAGCCCGGTCGATACGGCGGTACTTGGGGAAGGTCGGCTTCGGGAGGTGTACTACGCTATTTTAAAGGGGGATGCTGGGGATTCCGCAAGGCGCGCATTTGGTGTGGGAAATGAAATCGCACGGGCAATTGAGTATTTATCTTCTCGCCTATACGAAACGGTCTCCATCGAAGATATGGCCGCACAGGTGGGGATGAGCCGTGCCGTGTTCCACCGCAAATTCAAGCAGGCTACCACGATGTCGCCCATCCAGTTTGTGAAGTCTATGCGGCTGAACAACGCCGCCATGAAGATTGCCGGAGGAATGAATGTGAACGAAGCGGCTATGGAGGTGGGCTACGTGAGCTCCTCTCAATTCAGCCGAGAGTTCAAACGCATGTACGGGCAGTCACCCAGACAGTGGAGCCATTCCAGGCAACTACTCGCGGGAATGGCCTGA
- a CDS encoding phytochelatin synthase family protein: MMNLFKIYIVRPYLIIRYFFHWVTRSGSFGPGQARHITSFSELFSGQSLQAALFRHHVKQYHESSCSVASVVCVVNVLRERYGCPGPTVTQEAILEKVRTAHWKERMGPDGYKGRRGLPLAVLTAVVQDSLTAYGIPFKKVEMIQGTLNQSRTMARQQILGHLKNFQFLDNCLIIAHFDQGAFIKELNIPHISPVGGFDPSTGLVTILDVDPDQKLAYSIPFNRFYKGIATPYARLFRPFGYDRGGVVVVHLD, from the coding sequence ATGATGAACCTTTTCAAAATTTATATTGTTCGACCCTACCTGATCATCAGATATTTTTTTCACTGGGTGACGCGCTCAGGCAGTTTTGGCCCGGGCCAGGCAAGGCATATCACATCGTTCTCCGAACTATTCAGCGGGCAGAGCCTTCAGGCGGCCCTGTTCCGCCACCATGTAAAGCAATACCATGAATCTTCGTGTTCCGTGGCCTCGGTGGTCTGTGTGGTCAATGTGTTAAGGGAACGGTACGGATGCCCCGGCCCCACAGTTACCCAAGAGGCCATTCTGGAAAAAGTGAGAACCGCCCACTGGAAAGAGCGTATGGGACCAGACGGATACAAGGGGCGGCGGGGGCTGCCGCTGGCGGTTCTGACGGCTGTGGTCCAAGACAGCCTTACGGCCTATGGCATCCCTTTTAAAAAGGTTGAGATGATCCAAGGCACCTTAAATCAAAGCAGGACTATGGCACGACAGCAGATCCTTGGGCACCTTAAAAATTTTCAATTCCTGGACAATTGTTTGATCATTGCCCATTTTGACCAGGGTGCTTTCATAAAGGAATTGAACATCCCCCATATTTCGCCTGTGGGTGGATTTGATCCGTCAACCGGTCTTGTCACCATCCTGGATGTCGATCCTGACCAGAAACTGGCATACAGTATCCCCTTCAACAGATTCTATAAAGGTATCGCCACCCCATACGCCAGGTTGTTCAGGCCTTTCGGGTATGACCGGGGCGGGGTTGTGGTTGTTCATTTGGACTAA
- a CDS encoding MFS transporter permease has translation MARTKKQNIIPKEEAVFWMDKDGTWHNEHGKLEHPNIIKYFNQCIQKDDQGYFLCQTINDVEEKVYFPYEETAVFVVNLVKKDAGIELTLNTLDTIVLDPEALYIKKDALFMKTDAHVIKFTQEALAQMTSYIKDTPQGLALNFGRTQTIIRENKSMP, from the coding sequence ATGGCCCGGACAAAAAAACAGAACATCATCCCCAAAGAGGAGGCCGTTTTCTGGATGGACAAAGACGGCACCTGGCACAATGAACACGGGAAATTGGAACATCCCAACATTATAAAATATTTCAATCAATGCATCCAAAAAGACGATCAAGGGTATTTTTTATGCCAGACCATAAATGATGTTGAAGAAAAGGTCTATTTCCCTTATGAAGAAACGGCTGTTTTTGTGGTGAATCTTGTTAAAAAAGACGCCGGGATTGAATTAACCTTAAATACCCTTGATACCATTGTTCTTGACCCTGAAGCGCTTTACATAAAAAAGGACGCCCTTTTTATGAAAACTGACGCCCATGTGATAAAATTCACCCAGGAAGCCCTGGCCCAGATGACATCGTATATAAAAGATACTCCCCAGGGCCTTGCTTTGAATTTTGGCCGGACACAAACAATTATTCGTGAAAATAAATCGATGCCATGA
- a CDS encoding methyl-accepting chemotaxis protein — MLLNWFNNLSIGKKLIGSFLFVSLIVATVGGLGFIRISSNISSVEDMVENDVDFLKKSEELQIFALQHRRYEKDFFLNIGKKEKQEGYIEKFLKVSEKTKALIDELDMAIKKDPHLSADSKKAIVDAKSAYEKYVKGFVGLTEVVFSDETMTPQRGNGLMKPFKENIYTFESSIDVLLKVSLEMVQDVSKKVISDGKKSRTIIGFLLVVGICISVFFGIMISFLIKKPINSAVLFANELAKGDLTQRLKTNQKDEIGVLLKALDSMSRNLQTIFKDVSTGIQTLTSSSTELASVSEQINTNATQTAETSTSVASAAEEMSTNMNSVAAATEQTTANIQMIVSASEEMSATINEIASNTSKGSDTTSLAVKTAQEVSEKVDKLGKSASDISKVTETISDISEQTNLLALNATIEAARAGEAGKGFAVVAGEIKALAQQTADATTEINEKISGVQATTTESIKAIESIVNVISEINDIVATVATAIEEQSATTQEISNNVSQAATGVQEVSENVNQTSSVAREVSQDIAQVSRAATDISESSQSVNKSAAELSNLAENLNEMIAQFKI; from the coding sequence ATGCTTTTAAATTGGTTTAATAATTTATCTATCGGGAAAAAGTTAATTGGAAGCTTTTTGTTCGTCTCTTTGATTGTAGCTACGGTTGGAGGGCTTGGGTTTATTCGAATTTCAAGCAATATTTCCAGTGTGGAAGATATGGTTGAAAATGATGTGGATTTTCTCAAAAAGTCAGAAGAATTACAAATATTTGCACTTCAGCACCGACGGTATGAGAAAGACTTTTTTTTAAATATTGGAAAAAAAGAGAAACAAGAAGGATACATTGAAAAATTCCTAAAAGTATCCGAAAAGACAAAGGCATTGATTGATGAACTTGACATGGCGATTAAAAAAGATCCCCATCTTTCTGCTGATAGCAAAAAAGCTATTGTGGATGCTAAATCCGCATACGAAAAATATGTTAAGGGATTCGTAGGGCTGACTGAGGTCGTATTTTCAGATGAGACCATGACACCCCAGAGAGGAAACGGGCTGATGAAGCCTTTCAAAGAAAATATTTATACATTTGAGAGCAGTATTGATGTTCTGCTAAAAGTAAGTCTTGAAATGGTTCAAGATGTTTCTAAGAAAGTTATCTCTGATGGGAAAAAATCCCGTACTATTATAGGTTTTTTATTGGTAGTAGGTATTTGTATCAGTGTTTTTTTCGGCATTATGATTTCATTTCTTATAAAGAAGCCCATTAATTCTGCTGTTCTTTTTGCCAATGAGCTTGCTAAAGGGGATTTAACCCAGCGCCTTAAAACTAATCAAAAAGATGAAATAGGGGTATTGCTGAAGGCTTTGGATTCAATGTCAAGGAATTTGCAAACAATATTCAAGGATGTTTCAACAGGTATTCAAACACTCACCTCTTCTTCGACGGAGCTTGCATCTGTTTCTGAACAGATTAACACTAATGCAACTCAGACCGCAGAGACCTCTACCAGCGTTGCTTCAGCCGCTGAAGAAATGAGCACAAATATGAACAGTGTCGCTGCAGCTACAGAACAAACAACTGCAAATATTCAAATGATTGTTTCTGCTTCTGAGGAGATGTCAGCCACGATTAATGAAATTGCCAGCAATACCTCAAAAGGCAGTGATACAACTTCTTTAGCAGTTAAAACTGCTCAGGAGGTTTCAGAAAAGGTAGATAAGCTTGGCAAATCTGCCTCAGATATTAGTAAAGTTACTGAAACTATTTCAGATATTTCTGAACAAACAAATCTTCTTGCATTAAACGCAACAATTGAAGCCGCTCGGGCAGGTGAAGCTGGAAAAGGTTTTGCTGTTGTTGCCGGGGAAATTAAAGCTCTTGCACAACAGACAGCCGACGCAACAACTGAAATTAATGAAAAAATTTCTGGTGTACAAGCGACAACAACAGAATCAATTAAGGCAATTGAATCCATCGTAAATGTTATTAGCGAAATCAATGACATTGTGGCCACCGTTGCAACAGCTATCGAAGAGCAGTCTGCCACTACACAGGAAATTTCAAATAACGTTAGCCAAGCTGCAACAGGTGTTCAAGAGGTTAGCGAGAATGTAAATCAAACCTCATCCGTTGCCAGAGAAGTTTCTCAGGACATAGCGCAAGTGAGTCGTGCTGCTACTGATATTAGTGAAAGTAGTCAAAGTGTTAATAAAAGTGCAGCAGAACTATCGAACTTGGCAGAAAATTTAAATGAAATGATTGCTCAATTTAAGATTTAG
- a CDS encoding lysophospholipid acyltransferase family protein, with product MIKQLKFIIYTRPFICFVYYFIRLYTATFRLKVENEKSWQAMLNGNQPIILVTWHQQFFSAIRHFKKYARYHPGLMISRSQDGDLISAVARRSGWRTPRGSSSRGGKEAMAEMIAHLNTHGLGAHILDGPTGPMGKVKPGIIKMALQTNAVLVPFFTDADQAWFFNSWDRFMVPKPFARIQLRFLDPIHICGQKNEDFEALRERLETVMLPGLHR from the coding sequence ATGATCAAACAACTTAAGTTTATTATTTATACCCGTCCTTTTATCTGCTTTGTATATTATTTCATACGCCTTTATACCGCGACCTTCAGGTTAAAGGTTGAAAATGAAAAAAGCTGGCAGGCGATGTTAAATGGAAATCAGCCGATAATTCTGGTGACCTGGCACCAGCAGTTTTTTTCGGCCATCCGGCATTTTAAAAAATATGCCCGGTATCATCCGGGGCTAATGATTTCCAGAAGCCAGGACGGCGACCTCATTTCTGCCGTGGCCCGGCGTAGCGGATGGCGCACACCAAGGGGCTCATCTTCAAGAGGCGGCAAAGAGGCCATGGCAGAAATGATTGCGCATCTCAATACCCATGGCCTTGGCGCGCATATCCTGGACGGTCCCACCGGCCCCATGGGCAAGGTTAAACCGGGCATCATAAAAATGGCATTACAGACCAATGCTGTACTGGTCCCTTTTTTCACAGATGCGGATCAGGCCTGGTTTTTTAATTCCTGGGATCGATTCATGGTACCCAAGCCCTTTGCCAGAATCCAGCTGCGTTTTTTAGATCCCATCCATATCTGCGGACAAAAAAATGAGGATTTTGAAGCCCTGCGCGAACGGCTTGAAACGGTTATGCTGCCGGGCCTGCACCGTTAG
- a CDS encoding FAD-dependent oxidoreductase, with product MTSSVSAFSEKKYDIAIAGGGLSGLSAALTAVENGLKVIVLEKMPFLGGAGLFPEGSLGIGTRFQMENGIKTTTDEVFTKTMDFHHWRCNAAVIRTLFNESGKTINWLEEQGVEITGIKTMFPPEKSLKVWHIFKGSGARVVKILSRGIEQKGGLILTKTPAKELIINDKDAVCGIVVQNDKGETFEVSTKAVIIATGGFASSREMLNKYVPDVSTPGMEKLMYRGPAVDGRTGDGINMALGADVSLAGMEAIAGNSPYLDSEPAIRQFRGPEHMQQARCALSQPFLWVNRHGERFYNESLGSVFSDVYNAMTSNGGLMWSVFDDNMRKFMVEKGPLTPFNAIVVPGQKMTALDKGIQKGLESGFAFKADTIDALANQINIHPKKLNETIKQVNLYADRKIDPDFSRKPEHLIKFNVNKGPYFALKGLRAFFLTLGGVKINTRMQALNCNGKVIPGLYVAGQDMGGLYDTTYDLLAEGSASSFALSSGRIAIRSIIENLKRT from the coding sequence ATGACATCATCCGTATCCGCTTTTTCCGAGAAAAAGTATGACATTGCAATTGCCGGCGGAGGATTAAGCGGGCTTTCAGCAGCCCTGACCGCAGTAGAGAACGGCCTAAAGGTGATTGTCTTGGAAAAAATGCCCTTTCTTGGTGGCGCAGGTCTTTTCCCGGAAGGTTCTTTGGGAATCGGCACCCGATTCCAGATGGAAAATGGAATTAAGACGACCACGGATGAGGTGTTTACAAAAACCATGGATTTTCACCACTGGCGGTGCAATGCAGCGGTTATCCGCACTCTTTTCAACGAATCCGGCAAAACAATCAACTGGTTAGAAGAGCAAGGTGTTGAAATAACGGGAATCAAAACCATGTTTCCTCCTGAAAAAAGCCTGAAAGTATGGCATATTTTCAAAGGCTCAGGTGCCCGTGTAGTGAAGATATTGTCTCGAGGCATTGAACAAAAGGGCGGTTTAATTCTGACGAAAACCCCGGCAAAAGAGTTAATAATCAATGACAAGGATGCTGTGTGCGGTATCGTGGTCCAAAACGATAAGGGCGAGACCTTTGAGGTGTCAACCAAAGCCGTTATTATAGCAACCGGTGGGTTTGCCAGCAGCAGGGAAATGTTGAATAAGTATGTCCCCGATGTCAGTACCCCGGGAATGGAAAAACTCATGTATCGCGGACCGGCTGTTGACGGAAGGACGGGCGACGGGATTAATATGGCCCTGGGTGCAGACGTCTCCCTTGCAGGTATGGAGGCCATTGCAGGGAATAGCCCCTATCTTGACAGTGAGCCTGCCATCAGGCAGTTTAGGGGGCCTGAACATATGCAACAGGCACGCTGTGCCCTGAGCCAGCCATTTCTCTGGGTCAACAGGCATGGGGAGCGTTTCTACAATGAATCCCTGGGGTCGGTGTTCAGTGATGTTTATAACGCAATGACTTCCAACGGCGGTTTGATGTGGTCTGTTTTTGATGACAATATGAGAAAATTCATGGTCGAAAAGGGCCCGCTGACACCATTCAACGCTATTGTCGTTCCAGGACAAAAAATGACAGCCCTTGATAAAGGAATTCAAAAAGGGCTTGAATCCGGTTTTGCTTTCAAGGCCGATACCATTGACGCCCTGGCAAATCAAATCAATATACATCCAAAAAAACTGAATGAGACCATAAAGCAGGTGAATCTTTATGCCGACCGGAAAATTGATCCTGATTTCAGTCGGAAACCTGAGCATCTTATCAAATTCAATGTGAATAAAGGACCATATTTTGCTCTTAAAGGACTAAGGGCTTTTTTTCTGACACTGGGAGGTGTCAAGATAAACACAAGGATGCAGGCACTCAATTGCAATGGGAAGGTCATCCCGGGATTATATGTGGCCGGTCAGGACATGGGAGGACTTTATGATACTACATATGACCTTCTCGCAGAAGGATCTGCCAGCAGTTTTGCACTCAGTTCAGGGCGTATAGCCATAAGAAGCATCATTGAGAACCTGAAGCGGACCTAA
- a CDS encoding SDR family oxidoreductase yields MTTNIKFGPKGWTPDQLCSLAGKTYVITGANAGAGFEATRVFLSKGAKVVMMNRNVDKSTAAIVTLKQEFGSDADVTFVRMDLAVLSSVRDAAVEVMEKIPRIDALICNAAIAQVAKQEITVDGFEGQLGVNHFGHFLLCGLLFERVEESEGRIVVVGSNAYKMGLRKIQFEDLNFDKKYTAWNSYAQSKLAQMMFAYELQRRIQAAGKSVQVQVCHPGASRTNLLKDTASCFNKVVWSMLSRIIAQSAEKGAWPEVMCATQEGLKFERYYGPTKRSQMVGPVGECPLDEVVLNQEMADKLWRLSEQKTSLRWLL; encoded by the coding sequence ATGACAACCAATATAAAATTTGGACCAAAGGGCTGGACACCGGACCAACTTTGCTCCCTCGCAGGTAAAACATATGTTATCACCGGTGCCAACGCCGGTGCGGGATTTGAGGCAACACGGGTGTTTCTGTCCAAGGGCGCAAAAGTGGTGATGATGAACCGCAACGTCGATAAGTCAACCGCTGCCATCGTTACGCTGAAACAGGAATTTGGCAGTGACGCTGATGTGACTTTTGTTCGCATGGACCTTGCTGTGCTGAGTTCCGTTCGGGACGCGGCGGTGGAAGTAATGGAGAAGATTCCCCGAATCGACGCGCTCATCTGCAACGCCGCCATCGCGCAGGTGGCCAAACAGGAGATTACCGTGGACGGCTTTGAAGGCCAGCTTGGTGTGAACCACTTCGGTCATTTCCTCCTGTGTGGATTGCTCTTCGAGCGGGTCGAAGAATCGGAAGGGCGAATCGTGGTCGTCGGTAGCAACGCGTATAAAATGGGGCTGAGAAAAATTCAGTTCGAAGACCTCAACTTTGACAAGAAATACACCGCCTGGAACTCCTACGCCCAGAGTAAACTGGCGCAGATGATGTTTGCCTACGAATTGCAGCGCCGGATTCAGGCTGCGGGCAAGAGCGTTCAGGTCCAGGTCTGCCATCCCGGCGCGTCACGAACGAATTTGTTGAAGGACACGGCCAGCTGCTTCAACAAGGTTGTCTGGTCCATGCTCTCTCGTATTATCGCACAATCCGCCGAGAAGGGTGCCTGGCCCGAAGTTATGTGCGCAACACAAGAGGGATTGAAGTTTGAAAGATATTATGGTCCAACAAAAAGATCACAGATGGTCGGCCCCGTCGGTGAGTGCCCGTTAGATGAGGTGGTCCTGAACCAGGAAATGGCAGACAAACTCTGGAGGCTCTCCGAGCAGAAGACGTCCCTGAGATGGCTGCTGTAG